In one window of Chryseobacterium viscerum DNA:
- the hisD gene encoding histidinol dehydrogenase, whose product MKIYRYPTQSTWKDLVKRPVLEQKEISGLIAEIFTEVDKNGDKALIEFNRKFDKADTQKIKVSDAEIQEAEKQINDELKQAIKQAKENISTFHASQKQEIQKIETTKGVVCWRENRAVEKVGIYIPGGTAPLFSTVLMLAVPANLAGCKEIVLCTPPDKNGNVNPAILYAAKLCGVSEIFKTGGAQAVAAMTFGTESIPAVYKIFGPGNQFVVAAKEYAQRYGIAIDMPAGPSEVLVIADEQAVPEFCAADLLSQAEHGSDSQVVFITTDLKVFEETIEAVDKQIRDLPRNEFAAQALENSSFILANSLEEALEFSNLYAPEHLILAINDFEKYIPMVQNAGSVFLGNYSCESAGDYASGTNHTLPTNAYAKNYSGVSLDSFVKKITFQHLSKEGLQNLGKTIELMAEAEGLFAHKNAVSIRLK is encoded by the coding sequence ATGAAAATATACAGATATCCCACACAGAGTACATGGAAAGATTTGGTAAAGCGTCCTGTTTTGGAACAGAAAGAAATTTCAGGCCTGATCGCAGAAATATTTACAGAAGTTGATAAAAACGGAGATAAAGCTTTAATAGAATTCAATAGAAAATTTGACAAAGCAGATACCCAAAAAATAAAAGTTTCTGATGCTGAAATTCAGGAGGCAGAAAAGCAGATTAATGATGAACTGAAACAAGCCATTAAACAGGCGAAAGAGAATATTTCAACATTTCACGCTTCTCAAAAACAGGAAATCCAGAAAATTGAGACTACGAAAGGAGTGGTTTGCTGGCGCGAAAATCGCGCTGTAGAAAAAGTTGGAATTTATATTCCGGGAGGAACTGCTCCTTTATTTTCTACAGTGCTGATGCTTGCGGTTCCAGCGAATCTGGCCGGATGTAAAGAAATAGTCCTTTGCACGCCACCGGATAAAAATGGAAATGTCAACCCAGCAATTCTTTATGCAGCAAAACTTTGTGGCGTTTCGGAAATCTTTAAAACAGGTGGAGCACAGGCTGTTGCTGCTATGACTTTCGGAACAGAAAGCATTCCCGCTGTTTATAAAATTTTTGGACCGGGAAATCAGTTTGTAGTAGCTGCCAAAGAATATGCTCAGCGTTATGGAATAGCTATTGATATGCCAGCCGGACCAAGTGAAGTTCTTGTCATAGCTGATGAGCAGGCTGTTCCTGAATTTTGTGCTGCAGATCTTCTTTCACAGGCAGAGCACGGGAGTGATAGTCAGGTTGTTTTTATTACGACAGACCTTAAAGTATTTGAAGAAACAATAGAGGCTGTTGATAAGCAGATCAGAGACTTACCAAGAAATGAATTTGCAGCTCAGGCTTTGGAAAACAGCTCTTTTATTTTAGCGAATTCGTTGGAAGAAGCCCTTGAGTTTAGCAATCTTTATGCTCCGGAACACCTTATTCTGGCAATTAATGATTTTGAAAAATATATCCCTATGGTTCAGAATGCAGGCTCTGTTTTCCTTGGAAACTATTCTTGTGAGAGCGCAGGAGATTATGCCAGCGGAACGAATCACACTCTTCCTACTAACGCTTATGCAAAGAACTATAGTGGAGTCTCACTGGATAGTTTCGTGAAAAAAATAACATTCCAGCACCTTTCAAAAGAAGGACTTCAGAATTTAGGAAAAACAATAGAACTCATGGCAGAAGCAGAAGGACTGTTTGCACACAAAAATGCAGTCTCGATAAGATTAAAATAA
- the hisG gene encoding ATP phosphoribosyltransferase, with the protein MSKLKIAIQKSGRLYEESLQLLKDCGIFVNNGKDQLKVSVDNFPMEIMYLRNSDIPQYLEDGVVDVAILGENLLIEKGKNITTIQKLGFSKCRVSLAVPKEVETDEISYFQGKKIATSYPNTLKSFLEKKGIVSDIHVISGSVEIAPNIGLADGICDIVSSGSTLFKNGLRETVTLLKSEAVLAQTPQLSAEKEVILEKFVFRIKAVLKAKNSKYILMNVPNEKIQKVAEVLPVLKSPTVIPLAEEGWSSIHSVIDEERFWEVIDELKENGAQDILIIPIDKMVI; encoded by the coding sequence ATGAGTAAATTAAAAATTGCAATCCAAAAAAGCGGCCGGCTTTACGAAGAATCTCTACAGCTTCTCAAAGACTGCGGAATCTTTGTCAACAATGGTAAAGACCAACTCAAAGTTTCAGTAGATAACTTTCCGATGGAAATCATGTACCTTCGGAACTCAGATATTCCGCAATACCTGGAAGACGGAGTAGTGGATGTTGCTATTCTTGGCGAAAATCTCCTGATTGAAAAAGGTAAAAATATCACCACCATCCAGAAACTTGGTTTCTCAAAATGCCGTGTTTCACTGGCTGTTCCCAAAGAAGTAGAAACCGACGAAATCTCCTATTTTCAAGGTAAAAAAATTGCTACCTCTTATCCTAATACGCTCAAAAGCTTTTTAGAAAAAAAAGGAATTGTATCAGATATTCACGTTATTTCAGGTTCTGTAGAAATTGCTCCTAATATTGGCCTTGCAGATGGAATCTGTGATATTGTAAGTTCCGGAAGCACATTATTCAAAAACGGATTAAGAGAAACGGTCACTTTGCTGAAATCGGAAGCTGTTTTGGCTCAAACTCCCCAATTATCGGCTGAAAAAGAAGTCATTCTTGAAAAATTCGTATTCAGAATTAAAGCTGTTTTAAAAGCAAAAAATTCAAAATATATTCTGATGAATGTCCCCAATGAAAAAATTCAGAAAGTAGCTGAAGTTCTTCCGGTATTGAAGAGTCCTACAGTCATCCCATTGGCAGAAGAAGGCTGGAGCAGTATTCATTCTGTTATTGATGAAGAGCGCTTCTGGGAAGTCATTGACGAACTGAAAGAAAATGGTGCTCAGGATATTTTAATTATTCCAATTGATAAAATGGTTATTTAA
- a CDS encoding glycosyltransferase family 4 protein, which translates to MKIAFDAKRFFHNTSGLGNYSRDLVRILSEYEPENEYLLLNKNKSERGKDILERPNVHFIETSKGNLSRQLKMGKDAQKQGADIFHGLSGELPLKWDPKPIKKVVTIHDLIFVRYPQYYSFFDRKIHFWKFKKAADTADKIIAISEQTKRDIIQYLKIPEAKIEVIYQGCHHAFKEQQPPQLMMAVKEKFKLPERFVLNVGTIEDRKNLLNVVKALSGTEIPLVVVGRKTKYYQKIERFLKKNKMEKQVLFLEGVSMDELACLYKLADIFVYPSFFEGFGIPVIEALFSKTVVVTSNTSCLPEAGGKDSMYVNPDNDLDIRAKLKFLWENESERKRREEKGFEFVQKFNDEPIAEELMNFYQKII; encoded by the coding sequence ATGAAGATTGCCTTTGATGCAAAACGGTTTTTCCACAATACCTCCGGTCTGGGAAACTACTCGAGAGATCTCGTAAGAATTCTTTCCGAATATGAACCGGAGAACGAATATCTGTTACTCAACAAAAACAAATCGGAGAGAGGAAAAGATATTCTGGAACGCCCAAATGTTCACTTTATTGAAACCTCAAAAGGAAATCTGTCACGCCAGCTGAAAATGGGTAAAGATGCCCAAAAACAGGGAGCTGATATTTTCCATGGATTATCCGGTGAACTTCCCTTAAAATGGGATCCCAAACCTATTAAAAAGGTTGTTACTATCCATGATCTGATCTTTGTAAGATATCCGCAGTATTATTCTTTTTTTGACAGGAAAATCCATTTTTGGAAATTTAAAAAAGCCGCTGATACGGCTGATAAAATTATTGCTATTTCAGAACAGACCAAAAGAGATATTATTCAATATTTAAAAATTCCTGAGGCTAAGATTGAAGTTATTTATCAGGGATGTCATCATGCTTTTAAAGAACAGCAGCCACCGCAACTGATGATGGCTGTAAAAGAGAAGTTTAAACTTCCCGAAAGATTTGTACTTAACGTTGGTACTATTGAAGACCGCAAAAACCTTTTGAATGTTGTAAAAGCACTCAGCGGTACAGAAATTCCTCTTGTAGTAGTGGGAAGGAAGACTAAGTATTACCAAAAAATAGAACGTTTCCTGAAAAAAAACAAAATGGAAAAGCAGGTGCTCTTCCTCGAAGGAGTTTCTATGGATGAGCTGGCCTGTCTTTATAAACTGGCAGATATTTTTGTTTATCCGAGTTTCTTTGAAGGCTTTGGAATTCCTGTCATTGAAGCACTTTTTTCCAAAACGGTTGTCGTTACCAGCAATACAAGTTGTCTGCCGGAAGCCGGAGGAAAAGACTCTATGTATGTGAATCCTGACAATGATCTTGATATCCGGGCCAAACTAAAATTTCTCTGGGAAAATGAATCCGAGAGAAAACGCCGTGAGGAAAAGGGTTTTGAGTTTGTTCAGAAGTTTAATGACGAGCCAATTGCTGAGGAGCTGATGAATTTTTATCAAAAAATTATCTGA
- a CDS encoding polysaccharide deacetylase family protein codes for MVLLSFDIEEFDMPLEYKGEIPFEKQISISQTGLERILDILKKYNAKATFFSTVVFAENSRHLIERLLNEGHELASHTWFHSEFENKHLKESRERLEELFSTKVTGLRMPRMMPVNEKEVEKAGYSYNSSINPTFLPGRYNNLKVSRTYFKEGNVTQVPASVSPNFRIPLFWLSFHNFPLFFYKKLASDSLKKDKYLNIYFHPWEFAEIKDEAFKLPGFTVKNSGKDMVERFDSFVGWLKQKGHTFGTFQEFQKQIQR; via the coding sequence ATGGTTTTATTGAGTTTTGATATTGAAGAATTTGATATGCCATTAGAATATAAGGGTGAAATTCCCTTTGAAAAGCAGATTTCAATTTCACAGACAGGATTAGAGAGAATACTTGATATCCTTAAAAAATACAATGCCAAAGCTACTTTCTTTTCCACGGTAGTTTTTGCAGAAAACAGCAGACACCTTATCGAAAGGTTATTAAATGAAGGTCATGAACTGGCTTCTCATACGTGGTTTCATTCAGAATTTGAAAACAAACACCTGAAGGAATCAAGAGAAAGACTGGAAGAATTATTTTCTACAAAGGTTACCGGATTAAGAATGCCGAGAATGATGCCTGTGAACGAAAAAGAAGTGGAAAAAGCAGGATATTCTTACAATTCCTCCATCAATCCTACGTTTTTGCCGGGAAGATATAATAATTTAAAAGTGTCCAGAACTTATTTCAAAGAAGGAAATGTGACTCAGGTCCCGGCTTCGGTTTCACCCAATTTCAGAATCCCTTTGTTTTGGTTAAGTTTTCACAATTTTCCTTTGTTTTTCTACAAAAAACTGGCTTCGGATAGTTTGAAAAAAGACAAATATCTGAACATTTATTTCCATCCATGGGAATTTGCAGAAATCAAAGATGAAGCCTTTAAGCTTCCTGGATTTACGGTAAAAAACTCAGGAAAAGATATGGTAGAAAGATTTGATTCATTTGTTGGATGGCTGAAACAAAAAGGACATACATTCGGTACATTTCAGGAATTCCAAAAACAGATACAACGATGA
- a CDS encoding glycosyltransferase family 2 protein, with the protein MKKISIVIPAYNEEGNVAMIHQKIKEVFDGLSSYDFEIIFVNDGSRDNTQQKLEDLSSQYDEVKFIEFSRNFGHQPAVKAGMDNAQGNAVISMDGDLQHPPELIPEMIQKWEEGYDVVFTFRTYPKEISFFKRKTSDLFYKLLSSLSDVNLTKGGGSDFRLLDARAVDVMRNFNEDDLFLRGLTSWMGFKQIGIDFTAAERLSGRSSYNLKKMFTFAFTGITAFSVKPLYLAAYLGFLFSALSVIGYGTYVIHSFIAGTEISGWASLIMTIVFFGGLQLIILGIMGIYLGKIFKQVKDRPNYIIKNKNF; encoded by the coding sequence ATGAAGAAAATTTCAATTGTAATTCCCGCCTATAACGAAGAAGGAAACGTTGCTATGATCCATCAGAAAATTAAAGAAGTTTTCGATGGTTTAAGCAGCTATGACTTTGAAATCATATTTGTAAATGACGGTAGCAGAGACAATACCCAGCAAAAACTAGAAGACCTTTCCAGTCAATATGATGAAGTAAAATTCATTGAGTTTTCGAGGAACTTTGGCCATCAGCCAGCCGTAAAAGCAGGAATGGATAACGCTCAGGGAAATGCAGTTATTTCGATGGATGGAGATCTTCAGCATCCACCGGAGCTTATTCCGGAAATGATTCAGAAATGGGAGGAAGGCTATGATGTGGTTTTTACTTTCAGGACTTATCCAAAGGAAATATCTTTCTTTAAAAGAAAAACATCAGATTTATTTTACAAGCTTTTATCAAGTTTGTCAGACGTCAATTTGACGAAAGGAGGCGGCTCAGATTTCAGATTACTGGATGCAAGGGCAGTGGATGTAATGAGAAACTTTAATGAAGATGACTTATTCCTTAGAGGACTGACAAGCTGGATGGGGTTTAAACAGATAGGAATTGACTTTACCGCCGCAGAAAGACTTTCAGGAAGAAGCAGTTACAATCTTAAGAAAATGTTCACTTTTGCCTTTACAGGAATCACTGCTTTCAGTGTGAAACCTCTTTATCTGGCAGCATACCTTGGATTTTTATTCTCGGCACTTTCTGTGATCGGATATGGAACGTATGTGATTCATTCCTTTATTGCCGGAACTGAAATATCAGGTTGGGCATCCTTGATTATGACTATTGTTTTCTTTGGTGGACTTCAGCTTATTATCTTAGGAATTATGGGAATTTATTTAGGTAAAATATTCAAACAGGTGAAAGACAGACCTAATTATATTATTAAAAACAAAAATTTTTAG
- a CDS encoding glycosyltransferase family 87 protein has protein sequence MKEKFLKILLNPKYIFGVYLIISVVTAISKFLRGDYAINNYLIFKNVFFNTIHQKNLFIHYPDLYFDLNHYGVFFSALIAPFAMMPDWLGISLWNIANTFIFIYGIYKLPFSDSKKAIFGLLCLQEYITAALSLQFNVALTGLLLLSAVYIYERKEVKSVTAILIGIFVKIYGIVGLTQFFFIKNKTKFILSGVAIAVLFFVLPMAYSSPQFVIQCYSDWFQSIVEKNNENQVLGNMQDISLMGFVRRVLGDASISNLVFLAGGLPLFALPYIRIKQYKHYAFQLMILASTLLFLVLFSSSSESPTYIIAVVGVLIWFFLQKERTPLIIGLLVFVIIFTCFSTSDLFPKFVKENYIIKYSLKAVPCIVIWLRVTYELLTKDFEKNYSLN, from the coding sequence TTGAAAGAAAAATTCCTTAAAATACTATTAAACCCTAAATATATATTTGGGGTTTATCTTATTATATCGGTTGTTACAGCAATTTCCAAATTCCTGAGAGGAGATTATGCGATTAATAATTACCTGATTTTTAAAAATGTATTCTTTAATACGATTCATCAGAAAAATTTATTTATCCATTATCCCGATCTTTATTTTGATTTAAATCATTATGGCGTATTTTTCAGTGCATTGATTGCACCATTTGCCATGATGCCGGATTGGCTTGGAATCTCACTTTGGAATATTGCCAATACTTTTATCTTCATCTATGGTATTTATAAACTGCCGTTTTCAGACAGTAAAAAAGCAATTTTCGGACTGCTTTGTCTTCAGGAATACATTACAGCGGCTTTAAGTTTACAGTTCAATGTAGCGCTGACAGGCCTTTTGCTGTTATCCGCAGTATACATTTACGAAAGAAAAGAAGTAAAATCTGTAACTGCCATTTTAATAGGAATATTTGTGAAAATTTACGGAATTGTAGGATTGACACAATTTTTCTTCATTAAAAACAAAACTAAATTTATTCTTTCCGGAGTAGCGATTGCAGTATTGTTTTTCGTCCTTCCAATGGCATATTCAAGTCCGCAGTTTGTGATTCAGTGTTATTCAGACTGGTTTCAGTCTATCGTAGAGAAGAATAATGAAAATCAGGTATTAGGAAATATGCAGGATATCTCGCTGATGGGCTTTGTAAGAAGAGTCTTAGGAGATGCATCCATTTCCAATCTCGTGTTTTTAGCGGGTGGATTACCACTTTTTGCCTTACCTTATATCAGAATTAAGCAGTATAAGCACTATGCTTTCCAATTGATGATTCTGGCTTCAACATTACTGTTTTTGGTATTGTTCAGCTCCAGTTCAGAATCTCCAACTTATATTATTGCAGTTGTAGGAGTCCTGATCTGGTTTTTCCTTCAGAAAGAAAGAACACCGCTTATAATAGGATTGCTTGTTTTTGTCATTATTTTCACTTGTTTTTCGACTTCAGATCTATTCCCGAAATTTGTAAAAGAAAACTATATCATCAAATATTCATTAAAAGCTGTACCTTGTATTGTGATCTGGTTGAGAGTGACTTATGAGCTCCTGACTAAAGATTTTGAGAAAAATTACAGCCTGAATTAA
- a CDS encoding 2,3,4,5-tetrahydropyridine-2,6-dicarboxylate N-succinyltransferase, translating to MSLQQTIENIWDNRELLQNEDSQKAIREVISLVDKGELRTAEPTENGWQVNEWVKKAVVMYFPIQKMETIEVGPFEFHDKMPLKRNYAEKGVRVVPHAVAREGAYIAPGVILMPSYVNIGAYVDSGTMVDTWATVGSCAQIGKNVHLSGGVGIGGVLEPLQAAPVIIEDDCFIGSRCIVVEGVHVEKEAVLGANVVLTASTKIIDVTGDTPIEIKGRVPARSVVIPGSYTKQYPAGEYQVPCALIIGQRKESTDKKTSLNDALRDNNVAV from the coding sequence ATGTCGTTACAACAAACTATTGAAAACATTTGGGATAATAGAGAATTATTGCAGAATGAAGACAGCCAAAAGGCGATCAGAGAGGTTATTTCTTTAGTTGATAAAGGTGAACTTCGTACTGCAGAGCCTACAGAAAACGGATGGCAGGTAAATGAATGGGTGAAAAAAGCTGTAGTAATGTATTTTCCAATCCAGAAAATGGAAACTATTGAAGTAGGCCCGTTTGAATTTCATGATAAAATGCCTTTGAAGAGAAACTATGCTGAAAAAGGGGTGAGAGTTGTACCACATGCAGTGGCGAGAGAAGGTGCTTACATTGCTCCTGGTGTTATTTTAATGCCATCTTATGTAAACATTGGTGCTTACGTAGATTCGGGAACAATGGTAGATACTTGGGCTACAGTAGGAAGCTGTGCACAGATCGGTAAAAACGTTCACCTGAGTGGTGGTGTGGGTATCGGTGGGGTATTGGAGCCGTTACAGGCTGCTCCGGTAATCATTGAAGATGACTGCTTTATCGGTTCAAGATGTATTGTTGTGGAAGGTGTTCACGTAGAAAAAGAAGCAGTATTGGGTGCAAATGTAGTATTGACAGCTTCTACAAAAATTATCGACGTTACAGGAGATACACCTATCGAAATCAAAGGAAGAGTTCCTGCACGTTCTGTTGTAATCCCAGGAAGCTATACAAAACAATATCCGGCTGGAGAATATCAGGTACCATGTGCACTGATCATTGGTCAGAGAAAGGAATCTACAGATAAGAAGACATCTCTGAATGACGCATTGAGAGATAATAATGTAGCTGTTTAG
- a CDS encoding methyltransferase family protein produces the protein MADFIRFFIPSYFMIFFLVSFVGISYKVAGQIGKSPNVLPKDDSAYGLVGFYFKLILFALFMYTILLLFFPEYMYDAFKINILEYDFFHYIGFVLMIVALIWVILAQLQMKNSWRIGIDSTTKTELVTHGLFRISRNPIFLGMTISLVGFFLVFPTVIAFSFLLMGNVLMQIQIRLEEEYLIKEHGEIYLTYKKRVNRMLSLY, from the coding sequence ATGGCAGATTTCATCAGATTCTTTATCCCTTCGTACTTTATGATCTTCTTTTTGGTTTCCTTTGTGGGAATAAGCTATAAAGTAGCCGGACAGATTGGTAAAAGCCCGAATGTCCTTCCTAAAGATGATTCTGCATACGGTCTGGTAGGGTTTTATTTTAAGCTGATTTTGTTTGCTTTGTTTATGTATACAATACTTCTTTTATTTTTTCCGGAATATATGTACGATGCATTTAAAATCAATATACTGGAATATGACTTTTTTCATTATATAGGATTTGTTTTAATGATTGTTGCTTTGATTTGGGTTATTCTGGCTCAACTGCAAATGAAAAATTCCTGGAGGATCGGAATTGACAGTACAACAAAAACAGAATTGGTTACTCATGGATTATTCAGGATTTCAAGAAATCCTATATTTTTGGGAATGACCATCAGCCTTGTCGGGTTTTTTCTTGTTTTTCCTACTGTCATTGCTTTTTCTTTTCTACTGATGGGAAATGTTTTGATGCAGATTCAGATCAGGCTTGAAGAAGAGTATCTCATAAAAGAGCACGGAGAAATCTATCTGACTTATAAAAAGAGGGTGAATCGTATGCTGAGCCTTTATTAA
- a CDS encoding DUF2255 family protein yields the protein MNKENTLYYIKTNTIIGIKAGQKRSEFLEIWMVVVQDRVFARSWGLAERGWYNTFLENPDGEIQCGETIYPIKALIPQDINDLTEEINEAYLTKYNTGHNIPYSQGIIQEKHIAKTMEFIILD from the coding sequence ATGAATAAAGAAAATACATTATACTACATCAAAACGAATACTATTATCGGAATAAAAGCAGGACAGAAGAGATCTGAGTTTCTGGAAATCTGGATGGTTGTTGTCCAGGATAGAGTATTTGCAAGATCATGGGGACTCGCCGAAAGAGGCTGGTACAATACATTTTTAGAAAATCCAGACGGAGAGATCCAATGTGGTGAAACGATTTATCCCATAAAAGCTCTGATTCCACAAGATATCAATGACCTTACTGAGGAAATTAATGAAGCATATTTGACAAAATACAATACCGGTCACAATATTCCATATTCACAGGGAATTATTCAGGAAAAGCATATTGCAAAAACGATGGAATTTATTATTTTGGATTAA
- a CDS encoding LytR/AlgR family response regulator transcription factor codes for MIENRTFAFIKTDKKLVKLFFKDINVIKGLGNYVEVHTTNHKKYIYYKTLKDLIESLPEEFMRVHNSYIVNLTNIESFEDNHLICGELKITVAKSYKDCLNSALNKMML; via the coding sequence ATGATAGAGAACCGGACGTTTGCCTTTATTAAAACAGATAAAAAGCTGGTCAAGCTTTTTTTTAAAGATATTAATGTCATCAAAGGTCTCGGAAATTATGTAGAAGTTCATACCACAAATCATAAAAAATATATTTATTACAAAACATTGAAAGACCTCATTGAAAGTCTGCCGGAAGAATTTATGAGGGTTCATAATTCATATATTGTCAATCTTACCAATATAGAGTCTTTTGAAGACAATCATCTTATATGCGGCGAATTAAAGATTACCGTGGCCAAAAGCTATAAAGACTGTCTCAATTCCGCTCTCAATAAAATGATGCTTTAA
- a CDS encoding C40 family peptidase: MGTELFQQKMKIKQMVVVLAASVFVVSCGSSKSATNKKSNTKTVAKSENLRKLDSKFDGNVSRSISDILKDAEKYIGTPYKFGGNTSSGFDCSGFTVKVFEENDFNLPRRSSDQAEAGKNIDIKDVKPGDLLFFATAGGSRVSHVGIVHDIGPDGEVKFIHASTSKGVMISSLNEKYWNKAYLHAQRVL, from the coding sequence ATGGGAACGGAATTATTTCAACAAAAAATGAAAATAAAGCAGATGGTTGTTGTACTGGCAGCATCTGTTTTTGTAGTTTCCTGTGGATCCTCCAAAAGTGCCACAAATAAAAAATCAAATACGAAAACAGTTGCTAAATCTGAGAACCTCAGAAAACTGGATTCAAAATTTGATGGCAACGTATCGAGGTCTATCAGTGATATTCTGAAGGATGCTGAAAAATACATCGGAACTCCGTACAAATTCGGAGGAAATACATCATCAGGATTTGACTGTTCCGGATTTACTGTAAAAGTATTTGAAGAAAACGATTTCAACCTTCCAAGAAGATCTTCTGATCAGGCTGAAGCCGGGAAAAATATTGATATCAAAGACGTAAAACCCGGTGATCTTTTGTTTTTTGCAACCGCGGGAGGAAGCAGAGTCTCTCACGTAGGAATTGTTCATGATATTGGTCCTGACGGAGAAGTAAAGTTCATCCATGCTTCTACCTCAAAAGGAGTAATGATTTCATCCCTGAACGAAAAGTACTGGAATAAGGCCTATCTTCATGCCCAAAGAGTGCTGTAA